In the Candidatus Methylomirabilis sp. genome, one interval contains:
- a CDS encoding malate dehydrogenase (Catalyzes the reversible oxidation of malate to oxaloacetate) — translation RYSTVAGIPITELLPPERVEALVKRTRDGGAEIVALLKTGSAFYAPGAAAVAMVEAILKDKKMILPCCVHLTGQYGIADLFVGVPVKLGRRGVEEILEIRLTAEEAGALRRSAESVREMVQKLGLV, via the coding sequence CAGGTACTCCACGGTGGCCGGGATCCCCATCACCGAGCTCCTCCCTCCGGAGCGGGTGGAGGCGCTCGTCAAACGGACCCGGGACGGCGGGGCGGAAATCGTGGCCTTGCTCAAGACCGGTAGCGCGTTCTATGCCCCGGGAGCCGCGGCGGTCGCGATGGTGGAGGCCATCCTGAAGGACAAGAAGATGATCCTCCCCTGCTGTGTGCATCTCACCGGGCAGTACGGCATCGCGGACCTCTTCGTGGGGGTCCCGGTGAAGCTGGGCCGCCGGGGCGTGGAAGAGATCCTCGAGATCCGGCTCACCGCCGAGGAGGCGGGGGCGCTCCGGCGGTCCGCCGAGTCGGTCCGGGAGATGGTCCAGAAGTTGGGGTTGGTGTAG